In Ananas comosus cultivar F153 linkage group 10, ASM154086v1, whole genome shotgun sequence, the following proteins share a genomic window:
- the LOC109716793 gene encoding bark storage protein A-like, giving the protein MMSGIMKHLTTLLLLLSALVLLIMATTSHGAIPKSTLKMVEEVNKQGPFLGLVVPNSFEMSPLLQSKSFVQNKKLPYLDIGGRRFHLGKIGKDKLIMVMTGLSMLNAGLATQLLLSLFEIKGVVHFGIAGNANPELQIGDVTIPQYWAHTGLWSWQRYGNGPQNELPLEAGGDFTRKYGYLNISYYSTNKIDKSSENFLNNVWYQPEEIFPVNDVPEVREHAFWVPVDEKYFALSKQLEGTKLPKCANSTTCLPRNPKVVRVDRGCSANTFVDNAAYRQFLRSKFDVTPVDMESAAVALVCRQLEKPFVAIRSLSDLAGGGSAQSNEADVFAPLAAQNAVDVVLKFLTLLTS; this is encoded by the exons atgatgagtgGGATAATGAAACATCTCACCACCCTTCTATTGCTTCTGAGTGCTCTTGTGCTTCTTATCATGGCCACAACTTCACATGGTGCAATTCCCAAAAGCACATTGAAGATGGTGGAGGAGGTGAACAAACAAGGCCCCTTCTTGGGCTTGGTGGTGCCAAACTCATTTGAGATGAGCCCTCTCCTTCAATCCAAAAGCTTTGTGCAAAACAAGAAGCTACCATACTTGGACATTGGAG GAAGAAGATTCCACTTGGGAAAAATAGGAAAGGACAAGCTCATCATGGTAATGACAGGATTGAGCATG CTTAATGCTGGATTAGCCACTCAGCTACTGCTTAGCCTATTTGAGATCAAAGGAGTTGTGCATTTTGGAATTGCAGGGAATGCTAATCCTGAGCTTCAGATTGGGGATGTGACTATTCCTCAGTATTGGGCTCACACTGGCTTGTGGAGTTGGCag CGATACGGCAATGGACCGCAAAATGAACTCCCATTAGAGGCTGGTGGAGATTTTACACGAAAATACGGCTATCtcaatatttcatattattctacAAATAAGATTGATAAATCTTCAGAAAATTTTCTGAACAATGTTTGGTATCAACCAGAGGAGATTTTTCCAGTAAATGATGTTCCAGAAGTTAGAGAGCATGCATTTTGGGTTCCTGTTGATGAAAAATACTTTGCACTCTCAAAGCAATTAGAG gGCACGAAACTCCCCAAGTGTGCCAACTCCACAACATGCCTGCCCAGAAACCCTAAGGTGGTGAGGGTGGACAGGGGCTGCAGCGCCAACACCTTCGTCGACAACGCAGCATACCGGCAGTTCCTGCGGTCGAAGTTCGACGTGACTCCGGTCGACATGGAGAGCGCGGCGGTCGCGCTCGTGTGCCGCCAGCTCGAGAAGCCCTTCGTTGCCATCCGCTCCCTCTCCGACCTCGCCGGCGGCGGCTCCGCGCAGTCGAACGAGGCCGACGTCTTCGCACCGCTCGCCGCGCAGAACGCCGTCGATGTTGTGCTCAAATTCTTAACCCTCCTTACGAGTTAG
- the LOC109716792 gene encoding bark storage protein A-like, which translates to MMSGIIKHLTTLLLLLSALVLLIMATTSHGAIPKSTLKVVEEVNKQGPFLGLVVPNSFEMSPLLQSKSFVKDKKLPYLDIGGRRFHLGKVGKDKLIMVMTGLSMVNAGLATQLLLSLFEIKGVVHFGIAGNANPELQIGDVTIPQYWAHTGLWNWQRYGEGPQNELALEAGGDYTRKYGYLNISYYSTNKIDKSSGNFLNNVWYQPEEIFPVNGVPEVREHAFWVPVDEKYFALSKQLEGMELPKCANSTTCLPRNPKVVRVERGCSANAFVDNAAYRKFLRSKFNVTPVDMESAAVALVCRQLETPFVAIRALSDLAGGGSAQSNEADVFAPLAAHNAVDVVLKFLALLTS; encoded by the exons atgatgagtgGCATAATAAAACATCTCACCACCCTTCTATTGCTTCTGAGTGCTCTTGTTCTTCTTATCATGGCCACAACTTCACATGGTGCAATTCCCAAAAGCACATtgaaggtggtggaggaggtgaACAAACAAGGCCCCTTCTTGGGCTTGGTGGTGCCAAACTCATTCGAGATGAGCCCTCTCCTTCAATCCAAAAGCTTTGTGAAAGACAAGAAGCTACCATACTTGGACATTGGGG GAAGAAGATTCCACTTGGGAAAAGTAGGAAAGGACAAGCTCATCATGGTAATGACAGGATTGAGCATG GTTAATGCTGGATTAGCCACTCAGCTACTGCTTAGCCTATTTGAGATCAAAGGAGTTGTGCATTTTGGAATTGCTGGGAATGCTAATCCTGAGCTTCAGATTGGGGATGTGACTATTCCTCAGTATTGGGCTCACACTGGCTTGTGGAATTGGCAG CGATACGGCGAAGGACCACAAAATGAACTCGCGTTAGAGGCTGGCGGAGATTATACGCGAAAATACGGCTATCtcaatatttcatattattctacAAATAAGATTGATAAATCTTCAGGAAATTTTCTGAACAATGTTTGGTATCAACCAGAGGAGATTTTTCCAGTAAATGGTGTTCCAGAAGTTAGAGAGCATGCATTTTGGGTTCCTGTTGATGAAAAATACTTTGCACTTTCCAAGCAATTAGAG gGCATGGAACTCCCCAAGTGTGCCAACTCCACAACATGCCTGCCCAGAAACCCTAAGGTGGTGAGGGTAGAGAGGGGCTGCAGCGCCAACGCCTTCGTCGACAACGCGGCATACCGCAAGTTCCTGCGGTCGAAGTTCAACGTGACTCCGGTCGACATGGAGAGCGCGGCGGTCGCGCTCGTGTGCCGCCAGCTCGAGACTCCCTTCGTCGCCATCCGCGCCCTGTCCGACCTCGCCGGCGGTGGCTCCGCGCAGTCGAACGAGGCTGACGTCTTCGCGCCGCTTGCCGCGCACAACGCCGTCGATGTTGTGCTCAAATTCTTAGCCCTCCTCACGAGTTAG